In a genomic window of Planctomicrobium piriforme:
- a CDS encoding sigma-70 family RNA polymerase sigma factor, translating into MPFSCDLELLLVDPAPSIDRQYEEFLRLFSQNRERLFAYIFSLLPNHADAEDVFQRCSLLLWRKFSEFDVERNFLAWACGVALNEVRNFLRSAHRDRLRFDSSLVTQLSDHRLGALETSGENLKILQGCLEALKATEQDLVRVAYDGNSTLKDFADATGQALQTLYNRLGRIRRMLLECVRRKLATESLP; encoded by the coding sequence ATGCCATTTTCGTGTGATCTGGAACTGCTGCTGGTGGATCCCGCCCCCTCGATTGACCGTCAATACGAAGAGTTTCTGCGACTGTTCTCGCAGAACCGGGAACGGCTGTTTGCCTATATCTTTTCGCTCCTCCCCAACCATGCCGATGCGGAAGACGTCTTCCAGCGTTGCAGCCTGCTGCTGTGGCGGAAGTTTTCGGAGTTCGATGTCGAGCGAAATTTTCTGGCCTGGGCCTGCGGAGTGGCACTGAACGAAGTCCGCAATTTTCTCCGTTCCGCCCATCGCGATCGGCTGCGCTTCGACTCCTCGCTCGTCACACAGCTTTCCGACCACCGCCTCGGAGCACTGGAGACGTCAGGCGAGAACCTCAAAATACTGCAGGGCTGCCTTGAAGCCCTCAAAGCGACCGAGCAGGATCTCGTTCGAGTCGCCTATGACGGCAACAGCACGCTCAAGGACTTCGCGGACGCCACCGGTCAGGCCCTGCAGACTCTCTACAACCGCCTGGGCCGCATCCGCCGGATGTTGCTGGAGTGCGTTCGACGCAAGCTGGCCACGGAGTCGCTGCCATGA